A single region of the Streptomyces sp. ITFR-16 genome encodes:
- a CDS encoding carbohydrate ABC transporter permease, whose product MHKTWRNPGRMAAWAFLGAVVAATLFPFYWMIRTALTPAKELFGDSTSLIPGSLTTVNFERILGLTTDAETITAGGTAAHLDFLLYLRNSLIYSVTIAVAQTLFCAAAGYALSRLRFRGRQTVFALVISALMVPPIFTLLPNFVLVKSLDWLNTWQGILAPMLLMTPFAVFFLRQFFLSIPREIEEAAYLDGAGVWRQFTRIILPMNKGPLLTIGLITAVNAWKDYLWPVLVGKEENIRLMTAAIGILQQSGPNTSPDWTGLMAASVLTVIPVLLLLLLFGRRLVESISFTGVK is encoded by the coding sequence ATGCACAAGACCTGGCGCAATCCCGGCAGAATGGCAGCCTGGGCCTTCCTGGGGGCCGTCGTCGCGGCCACCCTGTTCCCCTTCTACTGGATGATCCGCACGGCCCTCACCCCGGCCAAGGAACTCTTCGGTGACAGCACCTCGCTGATCCCCGGCTCGCTGACCACCGTGAACTTCGAGCGGATCCTCGGGCTCACCACTGACGCGGAGACGATCACCGCCGGCGGCACGGCCGCGCATCTCGACTTCCTTCTCTACCTCCGCAACTCGCTGATCTACAGCGTCACCATCGCGGTGGCCCAGACACTCTTCTGCGCGGCGGCGGGCTACGCCCTGTCCCGGCTCAGGTTCCGGGGCCGGCAGACCGTCTTCGCCCTGGTCATCTCCGCCCTCATGGTGCCGCCCATCTTCACCCTGCTCCCCAACTTCGTCCTGGTGAAGTCCCTGGACTGGCTCAACACCTGGCAGGGGATCCTCGCCCCGATGCTCCTGATGACGCCCTTCGCCGTCTTCTTCCTGCGCCAGTTCTTCCTCTCCATACCCCGTGAGATCGAGGAAGCGGCCTACCTGGACGGCGCCGGCGTATGGCGCCAGTTCACCCGGATCATCCTGCCCATGAACAAGGGGCCTCTGCTGACCATCGGGCTGATCACCGCGGTCAACGCCTGGAAGGACTACCTCTGGCCGGTGCTGGTCGGCAAGGAGGAGAACATCCGGCTGATGACAGCCGCGATCGGCATCCTCCAGCAGTCGGGCCCCAACACCTCGCCCGACTGGACCGGCCTGATGGCCGCCTCGGTCCTCACCGTCATCCCGGTCCTGCTCCTTCTTCTCCTCTTCGGCCGGCGCCTCGTCGAGTCGATCAGCTTCACCGGCGTGAAGTAA
- a CDS encoding sugar ABC transporter permease produces MTRQGRTAALFLAPALLGFALFYVYPAVRGAYLSLTDYNPISPRPADFVGLDNYRHLWNDALFWKSLRVTGEYVFLNIVSQTILALLLAAMMARLTRSVVLRATLLIPWLIPNVTVGLTWFWLLDANLGFANHLLGFVGISPQGFLSDPDQAMPAIAGINTWAYTGYTALLLYAGMLQISRQVYEAAAIDGLGEIRLFFHITLPLLRPVLALVLVVSLIGSFQIFDTIAVTTKGGPVNATQAIYYYIYQQAFSYLHMGYASAMAMTLVLILGALTFLQLRLLRASSSDLA; encoded by the coding sequence ATGACCCGCCAGGGGCGCACCGCCGCACTGTTCCTCGCACCGGCCCTGCTCGGCTTCGCGCTCTTCTACGTCTATCCCGCCGTCCGCGGCGCCTACCTCTCCCTGACCGACTACAACCCGATCTCTCCCCGCCCGGCCGATTTCGTGGGTCTGGACAACTACCGGCACCTGTGGAACGACGCGCTCTTCTGGAAGTCCCTGCGGGTCACGGGCGAGTACGTGTTCCTCAACATCGTGTCGCAGACGATTCTGGCCCTGCTGCTCGCGGCGATGATGGCCCGGCTCACCCGGTCGGTCGTCCTGCGCGCCACTCTCCTGATCCCGTGGCTGATCCCCAATGTCACGGTCGGCCTCACCTGGTTCTGGCTGCTCGACGCCAATCTCGGCTTCGCCAACCACCTGCTGGGCTTCGTCGGCATCTCCCCCCAGGGCTTCCTCTCCGACCCCGATCAGGCGATGCCGGCCATCGCCGGGATCAACACATGGGCGTACACGGGGTACACGGCGCTCCTGCTCTACGCCGGGATGCTGCAGATCTCCAGGCAGGTGTACGAAGCCGCCGCCATCGACGGGCTCGGTGAGATCCGGCTGTTCTTCCACATCACCTTGCCGTTGCTGCGTCCGGTCCTGGCGCTGGTCCTCGTGGTCTCGCTGATCGGATCGTTCCAGATCTTCGACACCATCGCCGTCACCACCAAGGGCGGACCGGTCAACGCCACGCAGGCCATCTACTACTACATCTACCAACAGGCTTTCAGCTACCTGCACATGGGCTACGCCAGTGCCATGGCCATGACGCTCGTGCTGATCCTGGGCGCCCTGACCTTCCTCCAGCTGCGCCTGCTGCGGGCCTCCAGCTCCGACCTGGCCTGA
- a CDS encoding ROK family protein, with protein MSVASGVAGSRSLLRRINSLALLRELRRGPATITRLVNTTGLSRTATEAVLSDLQQLGWVATLAPDDRGDRPVMGRPASSYRFDGGAGRMLSVDIGAHHIHAIVADLLGTPLASQDLSVDENAPAVERLRLARKVMAAVLGAAGVAAEDLWAVAVGSPGVVSEGIVRHFGGSGMPGWIGLDLAAAFADDFACSVLVEGDCALGTIAEHRLGAAQGVQDMVYILCGNRTGAGIIAGGELFRGHRGGTGLIGELPQLRWRELETDYPGRAAATGHLARLEMFNAARNGDPAALSSVAAFAEALSLGIAAMTLAVDPELVVLGGGSSHSADLYVDLVRENLTRLCPLVPRVAVSTLGGDAVALGGIQITWRHIDAQLQRTVEQGEAFPEAGAAIMAR; from the coding sequence ATGTCAGTCGCGTCGGGTGTCGCGGGGAGCCGCTCGCTGCTGAGGCGGATCAACTCACTCGCCCTGCTCCGCGAACTGCGCCGGGGCCCTGCCACGATCACCCGTCTGGTCAACACCACCGGGCTCTCGCGCACGGCGACCGAGGCGGTCCTCAGCGACCTCCAGCAGCTCGGATGGGTGGCCACGCTGGCCCCGGACGACCGCGGCGACCGCCCTGTCATGGGACGCCCGGCCAGCAGCTACCGGTTCGACGGCGGCGCGGGCCGCATGCTGTCGGTGGACATCGGGGCGCACCACATCCACGCCATCGTCGCCGACCTCCTGGGAACGCCGCTGGCCAGCCAGGATCTGTCCGTCGACGAGAACGCTCCGGCCGTCGAGCGGCTGCGCCTGGCACGGAAGGTGATGGCTGCGGTGCTGGGGGCCGCCGGGGTGGCCGCCGAGGACCTGTGGGCGGTCGCGGTCGGCTCGCCCGGCGTCGTGTCGGAGGGCATCGTGCGGCACTTCGGCGGCAGCGGCATGCCGGGCTGGATCGGGCTCGACCTGGCGGCCGCGTTCGCGGACGACTTCGCCTGCTCGGTTCTCGTCGAGGGTGACTGCGCGCTGGGCACGATCGCCGAGCACCGTCTCGGAGCGGCTCAGGGCGTGCAGGACATGGTCTACATCCTGTGCGGCAACCGGACCGGAGCGGGCATCATCGCGGGCGGCGAGCTCTTCCGCGGCCACCGCGGCGGCACCGGCCTGATCGGCGAACTGCCCCAGCTGCGCTGGCGTGAGCTGGAGACGGACTACCCCGGCCGGGCGGCAGCGACCGGGCACCTCGCGAGACTGGAAATGTTCAACGCGGCCCGGAACGGCGACCCGGCCGCGCTGTCCTCGGTGGCCGCCTTCGCCGAAGCCCTGTCCCTGGGCATCGCGGCGATGACCCTGGCCGTCGATCCGGAACTGGTCGTGCTCGGCGGCGGCAGCTCGCACTCCGCCGACCTCTACGTGGATCTCGTACGTGAGAACCTGACGCGGCTGTGCCCGCTGGTGCCCCGTGTGGCGGTCTCGACGCTCGGCGGCGACGCGGTGGCGCTCGGCGGCATCCAGATCACCTGGCGCCACATCGACGCCCAGTTGCAGCGCACCGTCGAGCAGGGCGAAGCCTTCCCCGAAGCCGGCGCGGCGATCATGGCGCGCTGA
- a CDS encoding DUF4832 domain-containing protein, with protein sequence MRVRRRSAVLLFLAALLTISPLSAAAAPSGPPPRPPASDPVDSSLTKHAYTYSDAPLGQPMKGIAPYLFPGDNYADKYPGGLLWSYFALNEVMKDPSDCDSFDWTIFEMALDEAAVWGRQLAFRFYVEYPGGTGTHPGNGIPPCLNGKVAMRSNPAWGTVSPDYDDPDTVEAFTNFFDAFAARYDHSGPGGTADPRIGFMTAGLVGLWGEWHTWPYDADQADGYPNLMPSDATVSTLVHHMSDAFDNIQPEIRYGDLAGVEAASNVGLHDDSWAYKEDRAGTLKGMTLPKSLGGADDAFLQRALDGGVENRWTTASIGGESRPEIQGQLYANWPGGTGQVDDVLASTELSHVSWMINQTGATGYSTTDPKVSAGMRKMGYNLHVPQANFNASANGSFKVGVTLQNDGVAPFYQPWTVQLGLRNAAGDLVKTWDTPWDIRKVKPLKVRAFPDWNVGADPAYLDYGRPENFSATVDASGVASGDYKLVMRVHNPLDAVTPEVLKARPAATRLSDDVIGHYRAPYPLSFANSTQGADGWLDLGGLAVAGGGVGGDTTAPTAPTVTSTGRTDSSVALSWSGATDDVGVTGYDVYRDATKIASVTGTTYDDTGLTAGTAYTYTVRAKDAAGNTSPAGAPLTVTTSGGGGGTGLLVDDFDNNPAWPGAASNDLGRWTGANGFTNGGGSGAVSGGALTLAYDNNGWFGTDVYTSVSTLNHLVVRAKGLRGGEENDFELSAGGVTKRFKDLVLDGGAHPVLTTGYQDFRIPLTANGISRTEPAQLSLSFWHGGSSSLSIDSISFE encoded by the coding sequence GTGAGAGTTCGTCGCCGGTCGGCGGTGCTGCTGTTCCTGGCAGCGCTGCTGACCATCAGCCCACTGTCGGCGGCTGCCGCCCCGTCCGGCCCGCCACCGCGACCACCCGCGTCGGACCCGGTGGACTCCAGCCTCACCAAGCACGCCTACACCTACTCCGACGCGCCCCTGGGGCAGCCGATGAAGGGGATCGCGCCCTACCTCTTCCCCGGCGACAACTACGCCGACAAGTACCCCGGCGGTCTGCTGTGGAGCTACTTCGCCCTCAACGAGGTGATGAAGGACCCCTCCGACTGCGACAGCTTCGACTGGACCATCTTCGAGATGGCGCTGGACGAGGCTGCGGTCTGGGGCCGGCAACTGGCCTTCCGCTTCTACGTCGAGTATCCCGGCGGCACCGGCACGCACCCGGGCAACGGCATACCGCCCTGCCTGAACGGCAAGGTCGCCATGCGCAGCAATCCCGCGTGGGGGACGGTCAGTCCGGACTACGACGACCCGGACACCGTCGAGGCGTTCACCAACTTCTTCGACGCCTTCGCCGCCCGGTACGACCACAGCGGCCCCGGCGGTACTGCCGACCCGCGCATCGGATTCATGACGGCCGGGCTGGTCGGTCTCTGGGGAGAGTGGCACACCTGGCCCTACGACGCGGACCAGGCCGACGGCTACCCCAACCTGATGCCGAGCGACGCGACGGTCTCGACCCTGGTCCACCACATGTCCGACGCCTTCGACAACATCCAGCCGGAGATCCGCTACGGCGACCTGGCCGGCGTCGAAGCCGCTTCGAACGTCGGCCTGCACGACGACTCCTGGGCGTACAAGGAGGACCGTGCCGGCACGCTGAAGGGCATGACGCTGCCGAAGTCCCTCGGCGGCGCGGACGACGCCTTCCTTCAGCGCGCGCTCGACGGCGGCGTCGAGAACCGCTGGACGACCGCCTCGATCGGCGGTGAGTCCCGCCCCGAGATCCAGGGGCAGCTGTACGCGAACTGGCCCGGCGGCACCGGGCAGGTGGACGACGTCCTGGCGTCCACCGAGCTCTCCCACGTCAGCTGGATGATCAACCAGACCGGCGCCACCGGCTACAGCACCACCGACCCCAAGGTCTCGGCGGGCATGCGGAAGATGGGCTACAACCTGCATGTCCCACAGGCCAACTTCAACGCCTCGGCCAACGGGTCCTTCAAGGTGGGCGTCACCCTGCAGAACGACGGCGTGGCCCCCTTCTACCAGCCCTGGACCGTTCAGCTGGGTCTGCGCAACGCGGCCGGCGACCTGGTCAAGACCTGGGACACGCCCTGGGACATACGCAAGGTGAAGCCGCTGAAGGTCCGGGCCTTCCCGGACTGGAACGTGGGCGCCGACCCGGCCTACCTCGATTACGGCCGACCGGAGAACTTCTCCGCCACCGTCGACGCCTCGGGGGTGGCCTCGGGCGACTACAAGCTCGTCATGCGGGTGCACAACCCGCTGGACGCCGTCACTCCCGAGGTGCTCAAGGCGCGCCCGGCCGCCACGCGACTGAGCGACGACGTCATCGGCCACTACCGCGCTCCCTACCCGCTGTCGTTCGCCAACAGCACTCAGGGCGCCGACGGCTGGCTGGACCTGGGCGGCCTCGCCGTCGCCGGCGGTGGCGTCGGGGGTGACACGACGGCGCCGACCGCTCCGACGGTCACCTCCACCGGCCGCACCGACTCGAGTGTGGCCCTGTCGTGGTCCGGGGCGACGGACGATGTCGGCGTCACGGGATACGACGTCTACCGGGATGCCACGAAGATCGCTTCGGTGACGGGGACGACGTACGACGACACCGGGCTGACAGCGGGCACCGCCTACACGTACACGGTGCGCGCCAAGGACGCGGCCGGGAACACCTCACCGGCCGGCGCCCCGCTCACGGTCACCACCAGCGGGGGCGGCGGTGGAACCGGGCTGCTGGTGGACGACTTCGACAACAACCCCGCCTGGCCCGGCGCCGCCTCCAACGACCTGGGCAGGTGGACCGGCGCCAACGGGTTCACCAACGGGGGTGGTTCGGGTGCGGTCTCCGGCGGAGCGCTGACGCTGGCGTACGACAACAACGGCTGGTTCGGCACCGATGTGTACACGAGCGTGTCCACGCTGAACCATCTCGTCGTCCGCGCCAAGGGGCTCCGGGGCGGTGAGGAGAACGACTTCGAGCTCTCCGCCGGCGGGGTCACCAAGAGGTTCAAGGACCTTGTCCTCGACGGCGGTGCCCATCCGGTCCTCACCACCGGCTACCAGGACTTCAGGATCCCGCTGACCGCCAACGGGATCAGCCGCACCGAGCCGGCCCAGCTCAGTCTGAGCTTCTGGCACGGCGGTTCCAGCAGCCTGAGCATCGACAGCATCTCCTTCGAGTAA
- a CDS encoding VOC family protein: MPATGPDFISLQVRDLDTSQAFYEQYLGLVRSQAGPPHAVVFETKPIAFALRDIVPGTDLASVAQPGIGTAIWLHATDVQAIHDALVADGRTIVSAPIDGPFGRTFTFADPDGYRITLHDRA; this comes from the coding sequence ATGCCCGCCACCGGCCCCGACTTCATCTCGCTCCAGGTGCGCGACCTCGACACGTCGCAGGCGTTCTACGAGCAGTACCTCGGCCTCGTCCGCTCGCAGGCCGGACCTCCGCACGCCGTCGTCTTCGAGACGAAGCCGATCGCGTTCGCCCTGCGCGACATCGTTCCCGGCACGGATCTCGCATCCGTCGCCCAGCCCGGCATCGGTACCGCGATCTGGCTCCACGCCACCGACGTCCAGGCCATCCACGACGCACTCGTCGCCGACGGCCGCACCATCGTCTCCGCACCGATCGACGGCCCCTTCGGCCGGACATTCACCTTCGCCGACCCCGACGGCTACCGGATCACGCTCCACGACCGCGCCTGA
- a CDS encoding MarR family transcriptional regulator, whose translation MSQNGAGVDLDKSLGYLLKEASSALRTAMEEVLRPLGMSITHYSCLELLAQRPGLSNSELARGAFVTRQSMNVLLKSMEQEGYVTRPAEAAVGKVLPARLTPRGRQRLEKASAAVRSVEVRMLAGLTGTEQSAAFRVLQSMIHSLRDENAGA comes from the coding sequence ATGAGCCAAAACGGCGCCGGGGTGGACCTGGACAAATCACTGGGCTACCTGCTGAAAGAGGCTTCGAGCGCCCTGCGCACAGCCATGGAGGAGGTGCTGCGACCCCTCGGGATGAGCATCACGCACTACTCCTGCCTCGAACTGCTGGCCCAACGGCCGGGCCTGTCGAACTCCGAGCTCGCACGCGGCGCGTTCGTGACACGGCAGTCGATGAACGTGCTGCTCAAGAGCATGGAACAAGAGGGCTACGTGACCAGGCCGGCGGAGGCGGCCGTCGGGAAGGTTCTTCCCGCGCGCCTCACACCACGCGGGCGCCAGAGGCTCGAGAAGGCGTCCGCAGCGGTCCGGTCCGTCGAGGTCAGGATGCTGGCCGGTCTGACCGGGACCGAGCAGTCGGCCGCGTTCCGGGTCCTGCAGAGCATGATCCACTCCCTGCGGGACGAGAACGCCGGCGCGTAG
- a CDS encoding class I SAM-dependent methyltransferase, with protein sequence MKDMIVDPAAHNRAAWDKYVQEGNEWSRPVTPEDVGRARSGDWSIVLIGHEPVDRSWLPADLTGKDVLCLASGGGQQGPILAAAGARVTVFDNSPRQLGQDQMVASRDGLGLRTVLGDMRDLGAFGDAAFDVVFHPVSNLFVPDLAPVWRECFRVLRPGGALLAGFLNPDAYLFDHEALDERGEMIVVHKLPYSDVAQYSAEERATKFGADAPLEYSHTLSAQIGGQLAAGFVLTAFTEGPHQSNASAQYMSHYFATRAVKPA encoded by the coding sequence GTGAAGGACATGATTGTCGACCCCGCCGCCCACAATCGGGCGGCCTGGGACAAATATGTCCAGGAGGGCAACGAGTGGTCGAGGCCGGTGACCCCCGAGGATGTCGGGCGCGCCCGCAGCGGCGACTGGTCGATCGTCCTCATCGGGCATGAGCCGGTCGACCGTTCCTGGCTGCCGGCGGACCTGACCGGCAAGGACGTGCTGTGTCTGGCCTCCGGCGGGGGCCAGCAGGGTCCGATCCTCGCCGCCGCCGGGGCGCGGGTCACCGTCTTCGACAACTCACCCCGCCAGCTCGGCCAGGACCAGATGGTGGCGTCGCGCGACGGACTCGGCCTGCGCACCGTGCTTGGCGACATGCGCGACCTCGGCGCCTTCGGCGACGCGGCGTTCGACGTCGTGTTCCATCCGGTCTCCAACCTCTTCGTACCGGACCTGGCGCCGGTGTGGCGCGAGTGCTTCCGCGTGCTGCGACCGGGCGGCGCCCTGCTCGCGGGATTCCTCAACCCTGACGCGTACTTGTTCGACCACGAGGCGCTCGACGAGCGCGGCGAGATGATCGTCGTGCACAAGCTGCCCTACAGCGATGTCGCGCAGTACTCCGCCGAGGAACGCGCCACGAAGTTCGGCGCGGACGCCCCTCTTGAGTACAGCCACACCCTCTCCGCCCAGATCGGCGGGCAACTCGCCGCAGGGTTCGTCCTCACCGCGTTCACGGAGGGGCCGCACCAGTCCAACGCGTCCGCTCAGTACATGTCGCACTACTTCGCGACGCGGGCGGTCAAGCCTGCCTGA
- the rpsN gene encoding 30S ribosomal protein S14, producing the protein MAKRSKIAKNDKRKRIVARYAQRRAELKAVLSSPHFTADEKAAAQAELRRQPRDASATRVRNRDSVDGRPRGHLRKFGLSRVNLRTQAHAGHLPGVTKSSW; encoded by the coding sequence ATGGCAAAGAGGAGCAAGATCGCGAAGAACGACAAGAGGAAGCGGATCGTGGCTCGCTACGCGCAACGGCGCGCCGAACTCAAGGCCGTTCTGTCGTCCCCGCACTTCACGGCGGACGAGAAGGCCGCCGCCCAGGCGGAACTCCGGCGCCAGCCCCGGGATGCGAGTGCGACCCGGGTGCGCAACCGCGACAGCGTCGACGGCCGTCCGCGCGGCCACCTGCGCAAGTTCGGGCTCTCCCGCGTCAATCTGCGTACCCAGGCCCACGCCGGACATCTGCCAGGGGTGACGAAGTCCTCCTGGTAG
- the rpmB gene encoding 50S ribosomal protein L28, which produces MSARCQLTGAQPVFGKKISHSHRRTSRRFDPNIQSKRYWLPGEGRNIRLRLSARAIKTVDAIGIEAAVARIRARGERV; this is translated from the coding sequence ATGTCCGCCCGCTGCCAGCTGACCGGCGCCCAGCCGGTCTTCGGCAAGAAGATCTCCCACTCGCACCGGCGAACCTCGCGCCGGTTCGACCCCAACATCCAGAGCAAGCGCTACTGGCTGCCCGGCGAGGGCCGGAACATCCGGCTGAGGCTGAGCGCGCGTGCCATCAAGACCGTGGACGCCATCGGCATCGAAGCCGCCGTCGCCCGGATCCGGGCCCGAGGGGAGCGCGTCTGA
- the rpmG gene encoding 50S ribosomal protein L33: MARNEVRPIIKLRSTAGTGYTYVTRKNRRNDPDRLVLRKFDPVARRHVEFREER, translated from the coding sequence ATGGCCCGCAACGAGGTACGCCCGATCATCAAGCTCCGCTCCACCGCCGGTACCGGCTACACGTACGTGACCCGCAAGAACCGCCGGAACGACCCGGACCGGCTGGTCCTGCGCAAGTTCGACCCCGTCGCCCGGCGCCACGTCGAGTTCCGCGAGGAACGCTGA
- a CDS encoding type B 50S ribosomal protein L31, translating to MKPGIHPAYRPVVFRDKAGDFAILTRSTMTSDKTVEWEDGRTYPVVDVEISSASHPFYTGTARVLDTAGRVERFERRYGREEGRR from the coding sequence ATGAAGCCCGGAATCCACCCCGCCTACCGCCCGGTCGTCTTCCGCGACAAGGCCGGTGACTTCGCCATCCTCACCCGGTCCACGATGACCAGCGACAAGACCGTCGAATGGGAGGACGGCCGGACCTACCCCGTCGTCGACGTCGAGATCTCGTCGGCCAGCCACCCCTTCTACACCGGCACCGCCCGCGTACTGGACACCGCCGGCCGCGTCGAGCGCTTCGAGCGCCGCTACGGACGGGAGGAAGGCCGCCGATGA
- a CDS encoding GTP-binding protein, protein MTLDEPMPVVIVAGLHAEARRAAVEQLLREVPGSVALHHDLSASPAGAVRRSVRDSTGESGRGEIPLVNDCACCALRVDLVPELERLADSGLTRLAVVELWDSVEPRGMAEVTAAHGGGTFRLTNVLTAVDPALALACLSNGDDLAEAGLAAAATDRRTVGDAFARQLEYAPVLAVADSATAGPDDLALLRQLHPTAQHVEIASGRLGAAAVAGFDVDAAAAAQHPACARLPHDCDEHGISTLVWRRRRPFHAGRLYDALEDLCCAAARSRGRFWLADRPDHLLAWDAAGGALCVESAGPWMAALPDAAWEMMPPERRTAATVDWHPEHGDRCQHLVFTSPGLDRAGLLALLDSCLLTDDEWACGPGAWSRPTGFDELLDPVA, encoded by the coding sequence ATGACGCTCGACGAGCCGATGCCCGTGGTGATCGTCGCGGGACTCCACGCCGAAGCCCGCCGTGCCGCGGTCGAGCAGTTGCTGCGCGAGGTGCCCGGCAGCGTCGCACTGCACCACGATCTGTCCGCCAGCCCGGCGGGTGCCGTGCGCCGGAGTGTCCGCGACTCCACGGGCGAGTCGGGCCGGGGCGAGATACCGCTGGTCAACGACTGCGCGTGCTGCGCCCTGCGCGTGGACCTCGTTCCCGAACTGGAACGGCTGGCGGACAGCGGCCTCACCCGGCTGGCCGTGGTGGAGCTGTGGGACTCGGTGGAACCCCGCGGCATGGCCGAGGTGACAGCCGCCCACGGCGGCGGGACCTTCCGGCTGACCAACGTACTGACCGCCGTCGACCCCGCCCTCGCCCTGGCGTGCCTCTCCAACGGCGACGACCTCGCAGAGGCGGGACTCGCCGCGGCCGCCACGGACCGGCGCACCGTGGGCGACGCCTTCGCACGGCAGTTGGAGTACGCGCCCGTGCTCGCCGTCGCCGACAGCGCCACCGCCGGACCCGACGACCTGGCCCTCCTGCGGCAGTTGCACCCCACCGCACAACACGTGGAGATCGCTTCCGGCCGGTTGGGGGCCGCCGCGGTCGCCGGCTTCGACGTGGACGCCGCGGCGGCCGCACAGCACCCGGCCTGCGCACGCCTGCCCCACGACTGCGACGAACACGGCATCAGCACGCTCGTCTGGCGGCGCCGCCGCCCCTTCCACGCCGGCCGCCTCTACGACGCGCTCGAGGACCTGTGCTGCGCGGCGGCCCGCAGCCGGGGCAGGTTCTGGCTGGCGGACCGGCCGGACCATCTGCTCGCCTGGGACGCCGCCGGCGGTGCGCTGTGCGTGGAGAGCGCCGGCCCCTGGATGGCCGCACTGCCGGACGCGGCCTGGGAGATGATGCCGCCCGAGCGACGCACCGCAGCCACTGTCGACTGGCACCCCGAGCACGGCGACCGCTGCCAGCACCTCGTCTTCACCTCCCCCGGCCTCGACCGGGCCGGGCTGCTCGCGCTGCTCGACTCATGCCTGCTCACCGACGACGAGTGGGCCTGCGGACCCGGCGCCTGGTCGCGGCCCACCGGATTCGACGAACTGCTCGACCCCGTCGCCTGA
- the rpsR gene encoding 30S ribosomal protein S18 has translation MPRPAKSARKDRPNPLDAAGITYIDYKDTDLLRKFLSDRGKIRSPRVTRISPQQQRRIATAIKNAREMALLPCSSR, from the coding sequence ATGCCCCGCCCCGCCAAGTCCGCGCGCAAGGACCGGCCGAACCCGCTCGACGCGGCCGGCATCACGTACATCGACTACAAGGACACCGATCTGCTGCGGAAGTTCCTCTCCGACCGCGGCAAGATCCGCAGCCCTCGCGTCACCCGGATCAGCCCGCAGCAGCAGCGCCGTATCGCCACAGCCATCAAGAACGCCCGCGAGATGGCCCTGCTCCCCTGTTCCAGCCGCTGA
- the rpmF gene encoding 50S ribosomal protein L32 — MAVPKRKMSRSNTRHRRAHWRASTPTLVPFTVDGQTYLVPQHLRKAYERGLLRPKD; from the coding sequence ATGGCCGTCCCCAAACGCAAGATGTCCCGGAGCAACACCCGCCACCGCCGCGCCCATTGGAGGGCGAGCACCCCGACGCTCGTCCCCTTCACCGTCGACGGACAGACCTACCTGGTGCCTCAGCACCTGAGGAAGGCGTACGAGCGCGGCCTGCTCCGGCCGAAGGACTGA
- a CDS encoding metal ABC transporter solute-binding protein, Zn/Mn family yields the protein MPISPSRRLALITGASLALLAGCGTSSSDSGNGASQGATPTPKVDVVASTNVYGDIAERIGGDRVDVTSIISDPDQDPHSFEASSQNQLALSKAKLVIENGGGYDDFIDRMLKSSGNSSAELINAVEVSGKAAPKGGELNEHVWYDFPTVSKVADRIAAALGKAAPADAATFTKNAETFKDGLAGLEAKEADIRKAHSGEGIGITEPVPLYLTEASGLVNKMPDAFSEAIEEGDDVSPKILRETLKLYSDKRVKALVYNAQTSGAQTEKVKAAAAAADVPVVPVTETLPKGKDYLGWMTANVDALAAALGK from the coding sequence ATGCCCATATCCCCGTCCCGGCGCCTCGCGCTGATCACCGGCGCTTCTCTGGCTCTCCTGGCGGGCTGCGGTACCTCGTCGTCCGACTCCGGCAACGGCGCATCGCAGGGGGCCACTCCCACGCCGAAGGTCGACGTGGTGGCCTCCACCAACGTCTACGGCGACATCGCCGAGCGGATAGGCGGCGACAGAGTCGATGTCACGTCGATCATCAGCGACCCCGACCAGGACCCGCACTCCTTCGAGGCCAGCAGCCAGAATCAGTTGGCCCTTTCCAAGGCGAAGCTCGTCATCGAGAACGGCGGCGGTTACGACGACTTCATCGACCGCATGCTGAAGAGCAGCGGCAACTCCTCCGCAGAGCTGATCAACGCGGTGGAGGTGTCCGGCAAGGCCGCCCCGAAGGGCGGTGAGCTCAACGAGCACGTCTGGTACGACTTCCCCACCGTTTCCAAGGTCGCCGACCGGATCGCCGCCGCTCTCGGCAAGGCCGCCCCCGCGGACGCCGCCACCTTCACCAAGAACGCCGAGACCTTCAAGGACGGGCTCGCCGGCCTGGAGGCGAAGGAAGCGGACATCAGGAAGGCGCACAGCGGCGAGGGGATCGGCATCACCGAGCCCGTACCGCTGTACCTGACCGAGGCGAGCGGACTGGTCAACAAGATGCCCGACGCGTTCAGCGAGGCCATCGAGGAGGGCGACGACGTCTCCCCCAAGATCCTGCGGGAAACCCTGAAGCTGTACAGCGACAAGCGGGTCAAGGCGCTCGTCTACAACGCCCAGACCTCCGGGGCGCAGACCGAGAAGGTCAAGGCCGCAGCCGCGGCGGCGGACGTCCCCGTCGTCCCTGTCACCGAGACCCTGCCCAAGGGCAAGGACTACCTCGGCTGGATGACGGCCAATGTGGACGCGCTCGCGGCCGCGCTGGGCAAATGA